From the Panulirus ornatus isolate Po-2019 chromosome 34, ASM3632096v1, whole genome shotgun sequence genome, the window TACAATGTGGAAGTTGGCACAAGGCCACTGGATTCTggacacacatcctcaaaccagtCACCAAGGAGAGCTCCACAGGAAACCACAAGTAACCAGGGGAGACTGCAAGAGACTAAGttataaagaaataagaaatttaaCTATTCCATAGGATCTGGTACCAACAAAGGCAGGCAGCACTAAAGAAAAAATGACACACTTGAGGAGTCACAAGgatgagaaataaggagaccAAACACATAGAGAGCTATAGCTCAGTATTGTGTGTTGTTCAAGATGACAAGTAATCAACACACAAGGCTATACCATTGGGATAAGATTCTGAGAAGCTGCAAAATCTGATGATTGAAATAATTTCAGCATATTACATCAGACCAAATAATATGAGATTAAACAGGCTGCCAGAACAATACTCTGGGGAAAAGTTATATTACCAAATTAGTATGACTAAATGAAAAAGCAAGAGAACTAAAGATAGATATCTTATGTGAAACCAGTATATTGAAAATTAAACTTCATGAgccatggaaaaaaaatggacacAAGTGTGATACTAATTTTGGTGTAATGGAGACCAAATACACATTCATAATATGCATGGCAAGTAAGACCCTCCTCTACTAGTTTTTGGAAGATTAACATGTTAAGTAATGCCTCCCACTGAACAACTGCAAACACCATCTTATTATGTGAACCTGTAATTTTCAAAAACTTGCAAATTTTAAACTATACATTGCATTAGACACAAACTCATATATCCTATATAATAGCCCTTGTCAGACTCAATAAAATGTTACCATATCTGAAGATAcagtctctctcttctatacCTGGTGATGACCAAAAGTTAATGCATGCAGTTTTCCATATGACCAAGGCCTCCATACATAATACTTTGGTGTGATTTTCACTTGCATTCATAGGGTGAACTCTAGTTTGCATTGTTTGATTACATCATTCATACAATAGTACAaatctttattttccctaaagaagAAGCAGAGTTTCTCTCTGACAGATTGGATGCATGAAGTCAGTGAAGGATAAATTTAATAATTAACCCATTCACTATGGCTATGTCATTCCAATTATTTTTTGGTCGCCATAGCTGTGGCatgtacaaaaaaaatcataaattgcCTAACTCTGCCTTGAAGTGAAACTTACAGTTATTAAGTTGTGGTTGCAGCCCATCATGCACTGTTACTAAATGGCCTGTATGAGATCTGCACCCTTATGTAAAAAATTTGTTGAAGTTGCAACAGTTACATGCCAATGATATTACAAATGGAAACCCACAGATAACATGTTTCTATGGGATAAATAATACCAACAATACATAAATAATCTTGCCAGCACTCCTCACATGGCTGGGTGCAGAGCACATATAAAAACTCTGGCAGAATTTTTTTTAGAATGTCCCACAGAATGTACACTGGACATCATGACAACCTCAGTGAAGGCAAATAATAATTGTTTCAAAGTGaacagaaaattttgggtcactGATCTGTATAGGAGAATGGTAAAACTTTGTATAAAAACATATTCAAAATTACAGATACTGTATACAACTATGAGGCAGTATGGTACATATTACTTCCAATAATTCCTTCAACTCGTTGCATGCAAGTTCATAACATTTTTGTGCTAAATAATAATAAAGGGACTTTtttgtgatggtagttgtggggTAAGGGAAGTAGAGTGAACTGTAATTCCAGCTTAATTATGAACTGTTACTTGTCATTACATGCCAAACACAGATGAAGGATTACCAGACCGTTAAACCATTCTGTATAAGGTCTCCAAATAATGCAAAAAATCAGCCTGTCATTGCTTGGTTCAAGTACAATAATTGCTTGGTAAGAAACCAAGTACAAAATTTAAGATTGTACAACAtatactggaagaaaaaaaaaaaaatacccgtaGGATCCTCTGCCTTAATCCCCAAGGATGTACTGTGTACTAAACAGGTACTTACCAATTCCAAAAACTAACAGAATAACATTAACTATCCTTGCAGGTACTAGAAATATGCTATTAGGTTTTACATGTACTGTTAAATAATTTCTGACTTAGAGGCCTATTAAAATGGAAAGATCATTAACAGATCTTCATAAGTTGATATTTCAGTTACAGAACAAGACAATACCATTACCCTTGAAAGCAGAGGAGACCCTTatagagagaaaagtgaagttCAAAATGGATGGATCTAtcatacaaaaaagaaatctGGCAGGCAATTACATATGCTATTAGCTTGGTACATAGAAAAACATTCATTCACCTGGTTTACTTTTTACAAGACTCTTAATTGCACAAAGAAGCATTATGGACAGAAAACAGTcaaaggaaagcaaaaatatttttttacgcatattatcaaacacattaaaccatAAAAAATAAATTGTCACAGTAAAAATGGTAAAAAACCCTTGACCCAAACTACTGTCCTGTAGGTTTAGGGTCAGCTTAACATCtttacaaaaaatacaaaaacttATCCAATGTACAATATACACCTTTACACATTTGGTTTCATAACTGGTCAGAACATAAAATCAATACCATCAAGTATCCAAAGGCAGTCCGTTTTCCATTACAGAAATTGACATGCAATCACCAGTTATCCAACAATAACTACTTGCTGCTACTTAATACAGCTAACATGCATGTGGCAGCAGTGACTGTATTTCCATAACTGGTTCAGTTAATCttttgtccatattcatactgtcAGTCTAATAGCTGGCTTATAGTTAATATGTGCCGTTTAACTATAAGCAGCAGCCTTCTCAGGCCTGGGCATACAGTGCCATGCCAACTTCCTGGCTAAGCCAAGTAAATGCAGGCTTCACTCGAAGGCCATACTAGTTAGCAAAAGGCAACACCAACTAGTTACAAGCCCACAAGGGCACCATACAACTACTGTTCAGTAATTCAGTTACCAGCCCTGGTTGTAGCACCATTGGAAGAAACCACCAACAAGCTCACCACAATACATGTAACAAATAATTCCCCTAATAATATGATTAAAGGTACTTTACATCAATAAGGACATTTAAGAAATATAAATTCATATTCAAATGGAAATATTCTACTGACTTCTTAAGTCATGACAGTTACCTATTCCAGTTAGACTGGAGGCATCCTGCAAAAGGCTGATGGGAAGGCCATCCCCCTCAATGCTGCCACTTTATAAGCACTGGCATATACCACTGCTTTTGTGGCCCTGTTGCTGCAAGGACACCATGAACAATGGCAACATTCATTAAGTAACAATCTTAAATATATAATAACATTAAGCCTCCTTTCAGGTGTAAGCGGGTTAACGTGTAACAAGACAGGTGGACACTAACGTCGCAGTCGTCATTGCCGCGTACTTAGGTGTGTAGAGTCTGAGCgtttgggtggaggtggtggaggtttcTTCCGACTAGGCACAGTCTGTGAGAGTCGATGAAGGTCATCAGAATGAGGTGGGGGTGAAGGTTGCAAAGTATGGCTATTGACTGGTTGTGACGTGTCCACAGAGTCGGTACTATGTGGAGAGAGGTTTTCGTACAAGCTACCATAATGTTCTTGAATCCAAGCCCCAACATTACGTTCAGTTTCACTGGGCAAAATTGGATCTCTAAATCCTAGAACTTCATGAGGCATTTTGTCAAAGTCTTTGCATTTCTGTGCTACTTGCCATTTTTTCTGCATGACTCTCTGGAGATTATTCAGGAAAGATTTTGGTGGTGTGATCTTATTGCCTGGACTATCTAAACGTCCTGGATTTATGGAGAGTCTTGTGGACTCAGAACGCCGTGGGAGAGGAGGCTTTGCAGTTGGAGACTCTGGTGCTGGAGGAATATTCTGTACATCATCCACAAAAGttatctttttaacttttttctgTGGACTCTTTTGTGGTTGTGCATACACtggctggtgtggaggaggagatggtggtggtggtggtaagggggcATCAGGATGCCAGCCACTGTTATGactggttgtgtggggtgtgtgtgttggtggttgtatgTTAGTTCCTGCATGTGTGATATTATGGGCTCGCAGTTCGGCCAAGAAGGGTGGTGATGCATAGGCAGCTGACTCATTAGAATCACGCCTTGGCTTTGGTGCGACTGCAGGTGGCGTTACTGCCTGATAAACAGGTGAGCCTGAAGTCTGATAGATAGGAGAGCCAGAAGACTGATAGACAGGTGAGCCTGCAGTCTGATAAATAGGAGAACCAACACCTTTTGGTTTAGTTGGtttaggtgtggtaggtggtggtaatggcaaaccatgtggtgggggatgtggtgcaCCAGTATGAGGAGGTAAGCtagcatgtggtggtgggggtggtggtgcccCTAAATGAGGAGGACTAGATGGCTTTGGTGGactaggaggtggaggaggtggcaagGAGGTAATGCTGGCCATCATAAGATCTTCAGGATTGATGGGTGGCAAGGAATCCTcatcaggtggaggaggaagtgaattgaGGCTGAGGGTGGACGCCAAtaattctggtggtggtgggggtaatgATTCCATAGCACATTCTGACAgttcaggaggtggtggtggtaatggtaaactatccatctcttcctcctgaGGCACTGGACTTGACATACTACTATTCAGGACATTATTTGATGCACCACTACTAACACTGGTTCGAGACTGGGAATTGCGTCTGCGTAATGTGTTTACTTCTTCAGTTAAAGAGCGACGCACACTCTGGCGAACAGTGGTTCCTCGTCCTGAAGCAGAGTCTACACTAtcttctccctccacttccttTACAAGGAGTCTTGTTGTTGATGTAAGGGGAAGCTTGGGGTTGTTGGATGGCTTCCTCTTGATAGTTCCTTGAGGAAACTCAGATTCAAACCCATGTTCCCCTGTGGGAGTACCTGCTGATGAACGTTCACTTAAGCAACCACTGGAGCTACTGGAAGATCCACTCTTAAGGCTGTCTTGGCGCCAGACAGGTGGACGGCCTAGTGTATTGACTGGGGTATCCTGGGAAGATGACCCAGCTGATGACTgggcatcctcccctccctcttctccatcagcaacactaggAGTGAGGCTTGGGGCTAGGCAAGAATCTAGAGAACGGGATTCAGATGATGGAGTAGTAGCCTGGGAAGCCCCATGggatcctccacccacaccactctgACCTGCCATTGAAGCTATACTGAAGGATCGTGATGAAGCCAGCATATCAATATCCTCTTGAGCCAAGTCTTCAACCAGAGCACGATAGTTGTCTAGCAATCTTCTACCATTCTGATGAAAACAGGACGACATTACAGTTAAAATATGAAACTATAAATATGGAGTATTGCATGATAAAGTAAATAACAGAAAAGACCAATATATTCAACTTGTTTTTCCCTATCTTAATGTTTTAAGGACTATACCCATATTTGTATGTTTTTGGTGCATGGACTGCAACTATCCTTGCATGGTCTGCCTCTGCCTACAACCATTTAAAAGTGGTAAGCATGCTTTATAGGCATACAGAGGTGCCCTATGTCAAAACCGACTATAAATGGCATTGGGCCAAAATCCTAGATTGCCAGGTACCCATAAAACACTGATGTAATATATCTTACCCTGAAGTGACTGACTCTAGCCATACTTGTATCAGTTACGTTTTCCTGCCATCATTTCAAGTGGAAGGCACACTTTACCATCATGCAGAGATGTCTTAAGTGACAAGTAACAAGAAGCACCGCAAAAAGGATCCTACTGTCTCAGTCATCCATATAACAAGAAAGGGGAAGTTATGGCCCCGGTGTCTATGCTCAGTACACCTCATGCTAATTACTGGCACAAATTATGTTGATGACTCAGGAGAAATTAATAGTTAGCAATGGGAAAATTTTTTTCTGTATAAATAATCCATCAGTGGTGGCAATGAAGAAACACaatttgtatgtatatgacaATACAgcagttttatccctggggataggggagaaataatacttcccacgtattccctgggtgtcgtaaaaggcgactaaaaggggagggagcaggaggctggaaattctcccctccatttttacttttctaaaggaaggaacaagagattttccctcttaggttcagtcctctgttctaaacgctaccttgctgtgtgtgtgtgtgtgtgtgtgtgtgtgtgtgtgtgtgtgtgggtgacagcaAAAGTCAATGAACAAGTAATAAGCCAAGCGTGCAGGTTTGCCAAATTAAAATGTCTGTACCGCAATAGTTATGGATAATATTCTGgatgtctctttttctctcttaataTTTCCCATTAATTTTAAggtaaaaatattttttatgattttctGATATAGCTCTGTCCTGGGGATCACTGCAAAAAGGATCATCATAGATTCTCAGTTATCCATAAAACaagaagggaggtgtggttttggtgtctGTGCTCACATGCTCAGCAAACCCCATACAAATTATTGGCTAATTAGCAACAATCTTTGGGCACTTATTACAGTGACAATGATTCAACAGATGTTGAATTGTTAGCACAATGGGAAAAGTTCTTTGTCAATCAGTAATCCACCAAAGTTAGCAAAGAGATATACAAGACAGCAAAGTCAACGAACAGGAAATAAGCCAAGCTTGCAAGGAATGCTAAATTTAAATGTCCGTATTGTAATAAGGAAAACTTTGctagtttttcttcttttcttgatatttcccATTCACTGATAAAATACAAAGTACACCTCTGTCCTGGGGATCACTTTAAATCTTCAGGCCTCTGTCCATTAAGGGTTAAAACAGGGTAAGGAATACAGGATCATCTCTAATGGGCTCAGAATCTATGCATCTCTGTTCATCCATATATCGTGAACTCAAGAATAATATTCAAAACATTTGCAAATGAATTTTGCATTTTGATTTTCTATGATTTAAAGGAAGCAGTTGCTTCAGTTGCTTAACAGCATAATCCAGTATGTAATGACTTTTACCATTTATTGTTGTTATCAAACCTAAGCATTCTGAAAACAGAATCGCAATGCATTATTAAAATAAACAGACCCAGCCTGTGACCAAAAAATAATATACCACTAATAAAAGTAGGTATTATCCTCACACAAGCACATTCATTGTTGCAGTGGTCTACAAATAACCAGACAATTTCTCTGATCCTGCTTTCAGGTGACAAATTTGTTAACTACTGCTGTGATCTGGCTCAGTTAATCTCAACTATAACAAAAACAAGTCTTCATATAACAAAAACAAGTCTTCAAACAAGCCCAAGGAGTAGAAACACAAATTCCAGGCTGCAAAACAAAGGTGTTTCATTTTCTATAATTGTaaatgacaggaatgaataaaggcagcaaatatgaatatgtacatgagtattatatgtatatgtctgtgtatgtatatgttgaaatgtataggtatgtatatgtgcatgtgtgggtgtgtatgtatatacatgtgtatgtgggtaggttgggccattctttcgtctacttccttgcgctacctcgcaaacgcgggagacgacaaagtataataaaaatataaataaatgaaatacatttaaaATCATTTACTACTGCTCTGATAATTTTACAGTGGAACATTTTACTCTTGATCTTTTAAAACAGTTGTAATAATAGGTTATGATGTTCAGTAAAAGTGACTGACCTTTGCTATTCTGATCCCCATAACCCACTGTGAGAGAGTACGTGGGTCCTCTGCACACAGATACTTGATATACTTGCTGCTCTTTGCTTGCAGATGGGGATGTTTAATAGAAAAACACCAGTCTGTTGGAGCCTTGTACTTCTTCTTCCACCCAACGCCATAATATACCTGCAGATCATACATTTACTATTACCACATAACAAATTTAATGTTTTAAACAAGAAAAATAAGCAGCTTACAGAATAATGCAAAATAAACTTCCTATTTGTATACAATCTATGGAAATAGACACCAACATACTTTGAgtttcactttattttttttttttttgtaaaatatcTGTAAAGCTCGTTTGCCACTTCCTTGGATGATTTTGCTCAGTAGTAGTTCTCAGCCCTAAAGCATCCTTTACTTACCTTCTATTGCAAATTGGTATAAAAGAAGTTTGAATTCTTCTATGGTCTAGCACCCTAGTGCCATACAACAAAATATTATAAACCCAATATTTCTAACAATATTTAACAACTCAATTCCTGATAATTCTTTCAAACAGCAGATAAAACTTAGGCCTTGCATTTCACTTTGTGTATAGTTGACTTAAAATGGTTTCATGCGCTCTTTTATTCCTGCAACTGTCATATTGCTCCTTTGCTCAGCCAGGCTTTCAATTAAAGACTAAAGTCTATGTATCCATCACATACAGGCTAATACCATaaactttgtcttttttcaatACTTCAATAAACAGTCAAAAAAGTTCCTAATGGCTGTGGACAATGTATTAAAGTATTTTGATTCCAGGTGTTTTTATATAATTTACACTGTTTCTTCCTAATGATGTTATTAACATCATTCTCATGTAAACTCCCATCTGGAAGGAAGTACGTAGTAAATATACACGTCAAAAGTGAATGGGGActgaaatggagatggaaagatggaatgaaagatactttgaaggactggggcctgaatatcaaggagggtgtaaggcatgaataagcagagtgaattggagcaatgtggaatacagggggtgatgtgctgtcaaaagCTGAACCAAGGGATATGTGAAACAGTCATGAGAAACCACAGATgggctgtggggcttggttgtggttaCAGaggtctggtttcagtgcattacacaggagACAACATGCTGTAAAtgagctgaatcagggcatacaaAGTGGTCAGGAGAGACCACAGAATGGTCCATCAAACTTGGCTCTGGTTTTGGCTATTCGTACATGACAGCTAcggagtgaatgtgagcaaatgaagcagtTTTCTATCTTTTCCTGACAAACAAGTATGAGAAATAACAGTCCAAATTTTTAAGTCTCACTTAGGCTTCATTGCATATTTGTGtggtttcttttcatacataaatTGTACGATAactattcatcatttctttctgGGGGATGAATTATGCTCTAAAACTAAAATACATCCATTATTCTTAAAATTTTGTGATGTGGAACAACAATCCAAGCCATCTCAGATAAATGAAGACTCACCACACTCATCTGGAAGGAGTCTGAACTAATTGTTTCTCTGAATAACATCCCTGTATTTTCTTTGTTTAGACATTTCTAATCTAATATggcaattttagggagaatcttTGTCTTAAAACAACAAAGAGCGCTAAAGAATTACTGACCTGATTTACTTCCAAAGTAGTGAGACACACTAAATCTTTAGAGGAACGTGAGGATTTGCCTTTAGGGCAGTAGTACAGCCCTGAGGCACGTAATACAAAGTAATACTTCTTCCACACTTTCTTGCCTTCTGACTTGAGGAAGAGAGGACCTTCAACTTCTGGGACACCAACTCCCGTACTTGAGAAGAACTCCTATGGAAAGAAAATAATTGAAGATGAAATAAGCAAGAAAAGAGACATGTAAATTCCTAATCACTTTGGGCAAAACATAcacttttataaatatttattttattttattatactttgtcgctgtctcccgtgtttgcgaggtagcgcaaggaaacagacgaaagaaatggcccaacccccccccccccatacacatgtatatacatacgtccacacacgcaaatatacatacctacacagctttccatggtttaccccagacacttcacatgccttgattcaatccactgacagcacgtcaaccccggtataccacatcgctccaattcactctattccttgccctcctttcaccctcctgcatgttcaggccccgatcacacaaaatctttttcactccatctttccacctccaatttggtctccctcttctcctcgttccctccacctctgacacatatatcctcttggtcaatctttcctcactcattctctccatgtgcccaaaccacttcaaaacaccctcttctgctctctcaaccacgctctttttatttccacacatctctcttacccttacgttactcactcgatcaaaccacctcacaccacacattgtcctcaagcatctcatttccagcacatccatcctcctgcgcacaactctatccatagcccacgcctcgcaaccatacaacattgttggaaccactattccttcaaacatacccatttttgctttccgagataatgttctcaacttccacacattcttcaaggcccccagaattttcgccccctcccccaccctatgatccacttccgcttccatggttccatccactgccagatccactcccagatatctaaaacacttcacttcctccagtttttctccattcaaactcacctcccaattgacttgaccctcaaccctactgtacctaataaccttgctcttattcacatttactcttaactttcttcttccacgcactttaccaaactcagtcaccagcttctgcagtttctcacaagaatcagccaccagcgctgtatcatcagcgaacaacaactgactcacttcccaagctctctcatccccaacagactttatacttgcccctctttccaaaactcttgcatttacctccctaacaaccccatccataaacaaattaaacaaccatggagacatcacacacccctgccgcaaacctacattcactgagaaccaatcactttcctctcttcctacacgtacacatgccttacatcctcgataaaaacttttcactgcttctaacaactttcctcccacaccatatattcttaataccttccacagagcatctctatcaactctatcatatgccttctccagatccataaatgctacatacaaatccatttgcttttctaagtatttctcacatacattcttcaaagcaaacacctgatccacacatcctctaccacttctgaaaccacactgctcttccccaatctgatgctctgtacatgccttcaccctctcaatcaataccctcccatataatttacccggaatactcaacaaacttatacctctgtaatttgagcactcactcttatcccctttgcctttgtacaatggcactatgcacgcattccgccaatcctcaggcacctcaccatgagtcatacatacattaaataaccttaccaaccagtcaacaatacagtcacccccttttttaataaattccactgcaataccatccaaacctgctgccttgccggcttttataaATATATTCAATTTACTTATAATCACCCTAGGAGCTCTTTCGAAAATGTCCAGGTATTctttctttgtccatttcctggcgctccctcgctaacacaggaaatggtgatcaagtataataaatatatttttatatatatatatttttcattttccaaaagaaggaacagagaagggccaagtgaggatattccctctaaggctcagtcctctgttcttaacgctacctcgctaatgcgggaaatggcgaatatgtatgaaaaaaatatatgtatatattgcatataCATTAATACTGATTCTATAAAGAAATTTTTAAGAGATTCTTTACCTCAATTAGTGtacttcttccttcatcatccaaGTCTGCATTTTTCTCTGATGAAGACCCAATAAGGATATACTGCTCTGGTCGCAGAAACAGATCATATTTATCAGGCCTTTCAAGAAACAGCAGTTTGTTTTTGCTGTCTCGTGTCCAAAGAAGGAGGTTCTCCACTAGCATCTCATCATCTTCATATATTCGCTCTGTGGAATAGAGAAAAGTATACTGCTTTTTCAAAATACTTCTAATTGCCTTTCTTACTTTAGTAAGGTTGATACCCTGATTCATCCCACCGATGGATACTTCTCCTCATAAACTATATCACTCTCCCCAAATCATTCTATCTAATGAACACCTCATATCTGCCTAAATATTCTTGCCCTAATattccaaagcatctttcactccatcttttctacTCCTCCTCA encodes:
- the pico gene encoding uncharacterized protein pico isoform X5, with the protein product MAIHSEDSKPTDTATIDAVLAEIDAFATDLSFTDDGNSFGLEQVGGNVGVSGVQRREKPHPPRIDAHRFSRANLEDSGDVELDTILGELCALETQFEFEISSKGPTSASNLTTPVARTATSVAHITDRMQPKQQQSQQPQLHSQQQQRQSHSRSNSGNTRPKFEPLNVEVDGSTTNMARTDSPDNDSAFSDNVSMLSSESSASSGASGSAGSRHDPSKHVSQTLFLTLPQLADMLKDCGLDKVEQAAKLKAEKIKMALEKIKEANVKKLFIKAFTSDGSTKSLLVDEKMTVVHVTRLLADKNHVRMDPKWAVVEHIPDLYMERIYEDDEMLVENLLLWTRDSKNKLLFLERPDKYDLFLRPEQYILIGSSSEKNADLDDEGRSTLIEEFFSSTGVGVPEVEGPLFLKSEGKKVWKKYYFVLRASGLYYCPKGKSSRSSKDLVCLTTLEVNQVYYGVGWKKKYKAPTDWCFSIKHPHLQAKSSKYIKYLCAEDPRTLSQWVMGIRIAKNGRRLLDNYRALVEDLAQEDIDMLASSRSFSIASMAGQSGVGGGSHGASQATTPSSESRSLDSCLAPSLTPSVADGEEGGEDAQSSAGSSSQDTPVNTLGRPPVWRQDSLKSGSSSSSSGCLSERSSAGTPTGEHGFESEFPQGTIKRKPSNNPKLPLTSTTRLLVKEVEGEDSVDSASGRGTTVRQSVRRSLTEEVNTLRRRNSQSRTSVSSGASNNVLNSSMSSPVPQEEEMDSLPLPPPPPELSECAMESLPPPPPELLASTLSLNSLPPPPDEDSLPPINPEDLMMASITSLPPPPPPSPPKPSSPPHLGAPPPPPPHASLPPHTGAPHPPPHGLPLPPPTTPKPTKPKGVGSPIYQTAGSPVYQSSGSPIYQTSGSPVYQAVTPPAVAPKPRRDSNESAAYASPPFLAELRAHNITHAGTNIQPPTHTPHTTSHNSGWHPDAPLPPPPPSPPPHQPVYAQPQKSPQKKVKKITFVDDVQNIPPAPESPTAKPPLPRRSESTRLSINPGRLDSPGNKITPPKSFLNNLQRVMQKKWQVAQKCKDFDKMPHEVLGFRDPILPSETERNVGAWIQEHYGSLYENLSPHSTDSVDTSQPVNSHTLQPSPPPHSDDLHRLSQTVPSRKKPPPPPPKRSDSTHLSTRQ
- the pico gene encoding uncharacterized protein pico isoform X2 — translated: MELLCGVAKPQRRSGWGSGWGRASTGKGDTAKGDLTRGWGGIRRSATMPASGGFLHKSSRSSPQAYRRHLLPSTLPSVSRPQRATRDPYSEPLCPSVTLAPAGEDVVPSDDDEPGELRRSQTLPVGAIRKPPPCLRSPATSLKREGSPRHRATLGRDTIKKGSSTSKDGLSMREPSAVCQDAANRTQENDKDVSEVPVDPTLAVDSVESKPQASADAGVAVGSPFRRTLTLPPGAICRRCPAVRTTERRKILFVHSKTYPDEAKKDGVDKVDTAAGGEVSGGSGQVTAGGKRHSTTSTVSGVSRLTSTTTTDEGVCVYSEEGSVTSSSVYGSVRGGTWSGSSVDEGISVYSAPSLASSADLSSAASLYERSGARPKLRTPQPPQGGILEIKEGQEEESEKCLRCQREAAGVSSAPLRRARSLRTPRHLPVTPTLLKLLHLGLEQVGGNVGVSGVQRREKPHPPRIDAHRFSRANLEDSGDVELDTILGELCALETQFEFEISSKGPTSASNLTTPVARTATSVAHITDRMQPKQQQSQQPQLHSQQQQRQSHSRSNSGNTRPKFEPLNVEVDGSTTNMARTDSPDNDSAFSDNVSMLSSESSASSGASGSAGSRHDPSKHVSQTLFLTLPQLADMLKDCGLDKVEQAAKLKAEKIKMALEKIKEANVKKLFIKAFTSDGSTKSLLVDEKMTVVHVTRLLADKNHVRMDPKWAVVEHIPDLYMERIYEDDEMLVENLLLWTRDSKNKLLFLERPDKYDLFLRPEQYILIGSSSEKNADLDDEGRSTLIEEFFSSTGVGVPEVEGPLFLKSEGKKVWKKYYFVLRASGLYYCPKGKSSRSSKDLVCLTTLEVNQVYYGVGWKKKYKAPTDWCFSIKHPHLQAKSSKYIKYLCAEDPRTLSQWVMGIRIAKNGRRLLDNYRALVEDLAQEDIDMLASSRSFSIASMAGQSGVGGGSHGASQATTPSSESRSLDSCLAPSLTPSVADGEEGGEDAQSSAGSSSQDTPVNTLGRPPVWRQDSLKSGSSSSSSGCLSERSSAGTPTGEHGFESEFPQGTIKRKPSNNPKLPLTSTTRLLVKEVEGEDSVDSASGRGTTVRQSVRRSLTEEVNTLRRRNSQSRTSVSSGASNNVLNSSMSSPVPQEEEMDSLPLPPPPPELSECAMESLPPPPPELLASTLSLNSLPPPPDEDSLPPINPEDLMMASITSLPPPPPPSPPKPSSPPHLGAPPPPPPHASLPPHTGAPHPPPHGLPLPPPTTPKPTKPKGVGSPIYQTAGSPVYQSSGSPIYQTSGSPVYQAVTPPAVAPKPRRDSNESAAYASPPFLAELRAHNITHAGTNIQPPTHTPHTTSHNSGWHPDAPLPPPPPSPPPHQPVYAQPQKSPQKKVKKITFVDDVQNIPPAPESPTAKPPLPRRSESTRLSINPGRLDSPGNKITPPKSFLNNLQRVMQKKWQVAQKCKDFDKMPHEVLGFRDPILPSETERNVGAWIQEHYGSLYENLSPHSTDSVDTSQPVNSHTLQPSPPPHSDDLHRLSQTVPSRKKPPPPPPKRSDSTHLSTRQ